Proteins encoded together in one Triticum dicoccoides isolate Atlit2015 ecotype Zavitan chromosome 7B, WEW_v2.0, whole genome shotgun sequence window:
- the LOC119340107 gene encoding uncharacterized protein LOC119340107 — translation MGASLLQAVAALVSTCTRRLQRAARRMGAGNGNGKPAVAPWRKAFSLPTGKGKAAGREEEEGGLWRKEILMGERCQPLEFSGVIYYDADGHRLAQPPRSPMRSPLPASFKLAANAGVC, via the coding sequence ATGGGCGCGAGCCTCCTGCAGGCGGTGGCGGCGCTGGTGAGCACGTGCACGCGGCGGCTGCAGCGGGCGGCGAGGAGGATGGGCGCCGGCAACGGCAACGGCAAGCCGGCCGTGGCGCCGTGGAGGAAGGCCTTCTCGCTGCCGacgggcaaggggaaggcggcggggcgggaggaggaagagggcgggctATGGAGGAAGGAGATACTCATGGGCGAGCGCTGCCAGCCGCTGGAGTTCTCCGGGGTCATCTACTACGACGCCGACGGACACCGCCTCGCGCAGCCGCCCCGGTCGCCCATGCGCAGCCCGCTCCCGGCGTCCTTCAAGCTCGCTGCCAACGCCGGCGTCTGCTAG